The genomic region CTTTTTGGTGTTTACCTTCTGATTCACCAGCTAATTGTTTCCACCATTCACCGAAGTATTGAAGTGATGGTTCGTAGTTAGCCAAGATTTCAGTGATATAACCTTTACGGTAAAGAATGTTACGAATAGCAGCGTATTGATAAGCGATGTTTTCTGAAATTTCAGCAGAAGTCAATTCTTGACGTGCAGCGTTAGCACCAGTCATAAGAGCTTCGATGTCGATACCAGCGGCAGCGATTGGAAGAAGACCTACGGCAGTCAATACTGAGAAACGTCCACCAACGTTATCTGGAACAACAAATGTTTCCCAATCGTTAGCAACAGCTTCAACTTTAACAGCACCTTTAGCTTTATCAGTTGTAGCATAGATACGTTTGTTGGCTTCTTCTTGACCGTATTTTTCAATCAAAAGTTCTTTGAATACACGGAAAGCGATAGCTGGTTCAGTTGTTGTACCAGATTTAGAGATAACGTTTACTGAAAAATCTTTATCTTTAACATATTCAACAAGGTCTGCAAGGTAAGTTGAAGAAATTGAGTTACCAGCGTAAAGGATTTGTGGACCTTTACGTTCTGCAGATGCTTGTAGGTTATAGAAGTGGTTGCTCAAGAAGTCGATAGCCGCACGAGCTCCAAGGTAAGAACCACCGATACCGATAACAACAAGAACTTCGCTGTCTGATTGGATTTTAGCAGCAGCTTTTTGGATACGCGCAAATTCTTCTTTGTCGTAGTTTTCAGGAAGGTCTAACCAACCAATGAAGTCAGAACCTGGACCTGTACCTTTGCGCAAGTATTCGTCAGCAGCGTTGACTTGTGGTTGCATGAAGTCGATTTCTTCTTGTTCGACGAATTGACCCAAAAGTTTTGAATAATCAAATTTAATATGTGTCATTACAATACTCCTCAAAAAATTAAATTTCTCTTCTATATTACTCTTTTATGCATGATTTTTCAATGATTTTTACTAAATTATCTCAATTAAATAAAGCGTTTACCAAGTTGCTGAAAACTTTCATGAAACAACCATCTTGTGATGAAAATTCCACCAATTTTTACAGTTATAGCCACGTCACAACACAGATGACACTTGATTTATCTAAATGATTAAACATGATTAAAATATTTTAATTCCTGCCCCTATTCGCCCCTTTTAGTCTCTTAAATAAAAAGCAACCCTCTGAAACGAATATGTCAAAGGGTTTTAGTTTTATATACAAAAAGAGCACACACCTACAATCGCTTAGGGCTGCTGGATTCCTCCCCTGACCCACTTCACGCGCAGATGTTGCTCCGAAGAATATTATATCATAATTTCTAGATTATGCAAACTAAAGCTGTTCTTTGGCAGCTTGCTTAGCTGCTTTTTTCTTTTCACGGTTTTTACGGAAAAAATCTTGCATGATACCTGCACATTCAGCCTCGAGAATACCCGTCTCAACCTCCACACGATGATTAAGACGAACATCTGTCAAAATGTCGTAAAGACTTCCAGCACCGCCGAATTTTTGATTGGCAGCCCCATAAATCACTTGCGGA from Streptococcus lutetiensis harbors:
- a CDS encoding glucose-6-phosphate isomerase, giving the protein MTHIKFDYSKLLGQFVEQEEIDFMQPQVNAADEYLRKGTGPGSDFIGWLDLPENYDKEEFARIQKAAAKIQSDSEVLVVIGIGGSYLGARAAIDFLSNHFYNLQASAERKGPQILYAGNSISSTYLADLVEYVKDKDFSVNVISKSGTTTEPAIAFRVFKELLIEKYGQEEANKRIYATTDKAKGAVKVEAVANDWETFVVPDNVGGRFSVLTAVGLLPIAAAGIDIEALMTGANAARQELTSAEISENIAYQYAAIRNILYRKGYITEILANYEPSLQYFGEWWKQLAGESEGKHQKGIYPTSANFSTDLHSLGQFIQEGYRNIFETVVRVDKPRKNVVIPELSEDLDGLGYLQGKDVDFVNKKATDGVLLAHTDGGVPNMFLTLPQQDEFTLGYTIYFFELAIGLSGYLNAVNPFNQPGVEAYKKNMFALLGKPGFEDLSAELNARL